TTTAAAAGCATTGATAGTATAGTTTGTGAAGTTCTGTATTGTTTCTTGAATATCTTTAAAGGTATCAATAGCCATTTTTAATTTAGGTTTAGAACTTTTTGATTCGAGTTCGTCACCATTGGCTTTAGTAAAATCAAATAATGACAAATCATAATCCTCATCACTTGACTCAATTAAAACAGTCTTACCGCCTCCCATATCTACTCGTACTATTTTTGGCATTACAAACCTCCCGTGCTTTAAATCTATCTTATGGAAATATAATACAAAGCAATCTTATAAATGCAGATAAACTGTTTTATAATTGTAAACCAGCCCTGTATAAAAACACTTCCCTATGCAAAATAATTTACAACAATCCTCGCAGGTGTGATTGTAGTTTAAAGATTTCTTTTTTGTCAAGCAAAATAAGCATTTAAACACCCCTAAGTGTTTCAGTAAACGTGTTGACTTTTTTGTTAGGAAATGGTAATTTACGGAACTGAGGGCAGACCTAAAAAGAATGCTCTTTCAGGCTGGTTTGGAGTGGAAATTGTTTATTGAGGAGAGATAATATGTCTGTGGTGGCTTTATTTAGCGGCACATTTTGCGGCGAGGATGTTATTTCAAATGATTTGGTTAAAGAGTTGGGCCTCGTTTACGTAACTGAAAACGAAATACTGCAGAGAACCTCAGAGAGCTTTAACGTGCCGGTGAAAAAGCTTATCAGGGATTTATACCATGCTCCTGCAGTACTTAACGAATTCACACATGAAAAGCAACGCCATCTTGCTTATGTACAAAGTGTATTGGCTGAAACCTTCAAACAGGATAATATCCTTTATTCTGGGTTTTCAGCTCTTCTTATTCCTCAGGACATAACCCACGTCTTAAGGGTTTGCCTTATAGCAGACATAAACTACAGAATAGCAAAGATGCAGAATATGGAGTCGAAGGAAAAATTTTCAGAAAAAGACGCTGTCAAAACCATTACAAAACATGATAATGAGATTAACACATGGACTCAGTATCTTTTCAAAAAGATACCGTGGGATGCCTCTCTTTACGACATGCTCATACCGGTAGATAAGATCTCACCCGATGAAATATTGAAGCTGGTTTCAGAAAATCTTGGTAAAATAACATTGCACCTTACCAACAAATCGAAAAAGGCGGCAGATAACTTTGTTTTAGCTTCAAGGGTTAACCTTGCTCTTGCTCAAAAAGGGCACGACGTTAGGGTTGCATGTACAGATGGCAAAGTAATTATAACCATAGAGAAAAACGTGGTAAGGCTTGAGAAACTGAAAAAAGAGCTTAAAGAAATTGCAGTTACAATTAGCGGTGTAAGTGACATTGATTTCACCTTTGGACCGAACTTTAAAAGCGGCGGCTATTACAGTAGGTTTGATTTTGATACGCTCTCTAAAGTGCTCGTAGTTGACGACGAAAAGGATTTCGCTCTGACCCTTTCCAAGCGGCTCTCTCTGCATGAAATAGGTTCCTCTGCGGTATTTAGCGGAGAGGATGCTATGAGTTCCTTAGACACCGAGGTGCCAGACGTACTTGTGCTTGATCTCAAAATGCCAGGAATGGACGGTATGGAAGTGCTGAAGATGGTAATAGGTAAACACCCTCACGTTAAAGTCATCATACTTACCGGACAGGGTACACCTCAGGATAAAGCCGATGCGATGAAATATGGCGCCTTTGCATATCTTGAAAAACCGGTTGAGATCGAACTTCTCGTAGAGACCATGCAGGATGCCTACAGGGAAATCTACCGTGAAAAAGATACTCATCTGTACTGAGAAAGACTGCCCACTGTGTTAAAAAGTCCTGGAGGTTATTTTAAGAATCTCCCTGTGTTTAAGCATTTTTCCCATTCCGGTGAATCTGGTGAGGCCAGATACAAACGGATGAAAATCTCGATTACACTTCTTATGACGGTTATTTCCACCTTTTTCCTTCTTATCGTCATTGTGGTTGGCCGTATGTGGCTTAAAAACGTTTTAAAGGAGGAAACTAAAAACCAGCTTTCCTGGCAGCTTGAAAGCACTAAGCTTTCCATGGAATATTTTTTGGATGTGAAACTTTCAGCTCTTTATTTTATAGCGTCTGAATATTCCTTTGAACAGCTCCTTCAGGAGGATAAATTTAATGAATGCTTTATGAACTTCAAAAAGAACTTTGGCGACGTTATCGTTGACCTTGGTGTTATTGACTCGCTTGGTATAATGAGGTCATACGCCGGGCCGTACAAACTTAAAGGGTATGATTACTCAGAACAGGAATGGTTTTATAAAATAAACGTCAGAGACTTCTACATAAGCGATGTATTCAAAGGGTACAGAAAAATACCGCATTTTGCCTTTGCGGTAAAAAAAACCCTGCCTGGTAAAAATGGCTTTTGGGTGCTCAGGGCTACAATAGATATGGAGAAACTCGTTCAACTTTTATCCTACGTCAACCTTACGGAAAACGACGATGTTTTTATAATTAACACCAAAGGTATCTTGCAAACACCATCCAGATTTTACGGAAAAGAACTGATGCGTTATACAGGTAAAATCCCTTTAAACCAGCATGGGGTGATTCTTCAGGCCGATGAGGAGACACCGGGCTCCAATGGAATTTTAGGATATACCTACATTAAAAACTCCCCATGGATACTCATTGCCCATGTAAAGTCCAGGGAGGATACAACGATTTCAAAATCTTTTCTGAGCGAACTGCTTATAGTATATGTCCTGTGTCTTATGATTATTGTTGCCGTGACGCTTCGTATGGCTCACGTTATGGTCAACTGGATTAAGGATTCAGACCAAAAAAGAGATATAGCATTTTTAGAGATAGAGCAATCCAGCAAACTCGCCTCCATAGGCAGGCTTTCAGCAGGCGTTGCTCACGAAATCAACAACCCGATGTCAATTATAAGCCAAAACGCCGGACTGATGAAAGATATGCTCGAAATGTCCTTAGAATCGGGGGAGAAAGAACAGTCCCGGTCTTTCACCGACAACACACGTATGAAGGATAAATTTATCACCCTCACAAATGGTATAATGGATGCAGTAAACCGGTGCCGCACTATAACCCATCGCCTGCTGGGATTTGCCCGCCACCTTGACGTAACCAACGAACCTACTGACCTAAACGATACCGTACATGAGGTAGTTAGTTTCCTCGAAAAGGAAATCCTTTTCAGGGACATTCATCTTGCTAAAAATTTCGACGAAAACCTGCCCCACATATTAACAGACAAAGGGCAGCTTCAGCAGGTATTGCTTAACATAATCAATAACGCTGTGGATGCCGTCTCACACGGCGGCATAATAGAATTATCAACCGGTTTTAAGGACAAGGAAACTGTATATGTTTCCATTAAAGACAACGGCCCGGGCATACCTGCAGGACAAATACAACATATATTCGAGCCTTTCTTTACAACTAAGGAGCGTGGTAAGGGCACAGGGCTTGGACTTTTCATATCTTATGGTATAATGGAAAAAATAGGTGGTAAGATTCACGTAGAAAGCGAGGAAGGAAAGTGGACGGAATTTTCAATAGATTTGCCGGTAAAATCGGCTAATTATCTATAAATATACCGCAATAGCACCAACTTCTCAAAGGAATGTGAAATGGAAAATAAAGACTTAGAACATGAACTAACGAATGAACGCCTGCACTTCATTGCCAAAATACTATCCCTCTATACTCATGAGATAAAAAACCACATGGCTATCATAAATGAGTCGGTAGGGCTTATGGGTGACATAATTGAGTTTTCTGGGGAAAGCTCTGAAATAGATTCTGTTCAGATTCTTGAACTGGGACAAAAAACAAAGTCTCAAATAAAAGCTTCATCTCAGTTTACAAGTTTTCTAAATCATTTCGGCCACAGAATGGATACTGAGCACACTCTGTTTGGAGTAAACGATGCACTTGAAGAGCTTGTTACTTTACTGCATAAGGCTGCGGTACAAAACAGGGTCATTCTTGAAACAGAATTTGAACCAACCCTTAAACCAGTGTTTACGAACCCATCGTTGTTTCAATTTTTGATATTTCTTTTTCTTTACAAAACCATAACAGCAATTAAACCAAACAGCGTAATAAAAATCAAAACCAAATATTCCGTCAACGATGTGTCTGTCACTATTTTGCCTTTGGATGTAGCTTGTATAGATAATGTTCTGATTGATTTTATTCTCTCACAAACAGGTTATAAAATCCAGTGGCTGGAACAGTCAGTGGAAATACTGATTCCCAGGCATATTAGTACAAAGGAGGCATGAAATATGGGTGCCTTAAAGGTGTTTTTAATAGACGATGAAAAAGCCTTTGTGGAAATCCTTGCCCAGCGGCTTGCCATGAGAAGATACGTGGTTGAGATTGCTTATTGCGGAGCTGAGGCCATTGAGCGGCTGAAAAGCTATACACCTCAGGTAATAGTTCTTGACATGAAAATGCCCGGGATGGACGGTTTAGAAGTATTTAAGTGGATTAAGCAAAACCTCTCCTCAGTACCTGTAATCATACTAACCGGCTACAGCTCGGAAAAAGAAGAGAAAGAAGCCAGAAAACTTGGAGTTTTTGAGATTCTGAGAAAGCCGCCCGAAATAGATGTCCTGATTAAGACCTTAAAAAGCGCCTGCAAAACGGCATAATGATAAGAACCCTCGTAATAGACGATGAAAAAGACATATGCCGGTTTTTAGAATTGGTTTTAACAAAAGAGGGCTATGACGTTACAACCGCCATAACCGGCAATTCTGCTGCCGAACTTATTTCTCAACAGGATTTCAAGCTTATAGTAACGGATTTAAAGCTTCCGGATATGAGCGGTATTGAAATTGTCAGATTTGTAAAAGAAAAGCTCCCCAATGCGCAAATTATTGTCATAACAGGATATGGGACGATAGAGACTGCCGTGGAGGCTATAAAAGGCGGCGCTTACGACTTTTTAACAAAACCCCTGTCTCTGGATAAGATCAGGATTACCTGCAAACACGCTATTGAGACAATTAAACTGACTGAGGAGATAAACATGCTGCGCAGGGAGCTCCACGGCTCTTTTGAAAACATAGTTGGTAAAAGCAGCAGCATCGAGCAGATTTTCAAAATAATCAAACAAACCGAGGAAAGTGACAGTAACGTCTTTATAACCGGAGAGAGCGGCACCGGCAAAGAGCTTGTTGCAAGGGCAATACACTATAATTCAAAGAGGTGCAACAACCGTTTCGTCGCTGTAAACTGCGGCGCCATATCGCAAAGTTTGATAGAATCAGAACTCTTTGGACACGTAAAAGGTGCTTTTACAGGAGCTATAAGGGATAAGAACGGCTTTTTTGAAGCGGCCTCCATGGGCACCCTCTTTCTTGATGAGATAGGCGAAACTATGCCTGATTTCCAGGTAAAGCTTTTAAGGACACTTCAGGACGGCGAGTTTTACAAAGTCGGCAGCAATAGCCCGGTAAAGTCAAACGTAAGGGTAATAGCCGCGACAAACCGCGACATTAAAAAGGCTGTCTCTGAGGGCTCATTCCGGGAAGACCTGTACTACAGGCTTAACGTTATTGCTATCCACATACCTCCCCTCAGGGAAAGACGGGACGATATACCTCTTCTTGCTATGCACTTTCTAAAAAAAGCATCCTCAAAATACGAAAATAAATCCGTAATCGAAATAACTACAGATGCAATGAACGCTTTATTAGGTTATGACTTTCCGGGCAATATACGAGAGCTCGAAAACTTCATAGAATACGCCGTAGCTGTTGCTATAGGCGATAAAATTACCATAAATGACCTGCCCCCGATTATTCGCAAAACACATATAAGCCAAAATCATACTGAGGGGTTAAAACCATTGAAAAGCGCAATGGAGGAGTACGAACGAAGCCTTCTCGTTAACGCTCTTGCAGCAGCCTGTGGCAATATTTCTAAGGCTGCAAGACTTTTGAACATACACAGACAACGGTTACAACTAAAGATTAAAGAACACTCGATAGACATTAACCGGTTGAAAGACAATACCAGCAGTAGATAAAGGAGGCATACTGTTTTGCAAATCTCCGGCAAAATTGTGGATATTTTTAGTGAAACGGTGTATCCTGCAACCATAACAGTCAACAACGCTCGGATTGTTTCAATAAAACGGGAACATGTGCCCTTCAACAGATACATTGTCCCGGGCTTAATAGATTCACACATTCATATAGAGAGCTCAATGTTGATTCCTTCTGAGTTTGCCCGTCTTGCCGTCGTTTGTGGCACGGTCGCCACAGTCTCCGACCCCCATGAGATAGCAAATGTGTGCGGAGTTGAGGGGGTGAGATTTATGATAGAAAACGGAGACAGTGTGCCGTTTAAATTTTACTTTGGAGCACCTTCATGCGTTCCTGCTACCCCGTTTGAAACCGCTGGCAGTTCTTTGGGGATTAATGAAATCAGAGAATTGTTGATGTCGGATAATATTAAATATCTCAGTGAGATGATGAATTTCCCGGGCGTAATTAATGATTCTCCCGATGTCATAGCTATCCTGAATCTGGCTAAGTCGTATGGAAAACCAATAGATGGCCATGCACCAGGATTAAGAGGTGAGAGTTGCAAGAAATACATTGATGCCGGCATAAGCACAGACCACGAGTGTGTCACAATTGAGGAGGCGTTGGAAAAGCTCTCTTATGGCATGAAAATCCATATCCGGGAGGGCTCTGCTGCCAGAAATTTTGATGAGCTTGTCCCGCTTATTCGTACCCATCCGGATACAGTTATGTTGTGTAGTGACGATAAACACCCAGACGACCTGGTTAAAAGCCACATTAATGATATGGTTAAAAGGGCGATAAAACACGGCATCGATATAATGAGGATACTGAGAGCTACCTCTTTAAATCCTGTTAAGCACTATGGCCTTGATGTCGGACTTTTAAGAGAGGGTGATTATGCTGATTTTATCGTTGTAGATAACCTCACGGAGTTTAATGTCCTTGAGACTTATATAAACGGAAACCTTGTAGCTAAAGACGGTAAAACACTGATAAAAAGTGTACAAGCGAAGCCGTTAAATAATTTCAGCACACAAGTAAAATCAAAAAAGGATTTCGCTATAGAAGCTAAATCCGGAACGATTAAAGCTATTGTAGTTGAGGACGGGCAAATTACCACTAAGATGGAGTTGGTTACACCTAAAATAGAAGGGTTATATGCAATTTCCGACACAAGCAGAGATTTACTTAAAATAGCAGTGGTTAACAGATATGAAAATGCAGCGCCAGCGGTTGGATTTATAAAGAATTTTGGACTAAAAACCGGCGCTATCGCCTCATCTATAGCTCATGACTCCCATAACATAATTGCCATAGGGGTGCGTGATTCAGACATCTGCCGGGCTGTAAATTTAGTCTTAGAAAGCCGTGGCGGGATAGCTGCAGTGTGTGGCGGCAAAGAGGACATTATGCCGCTTCCTTTTGGAGGCATCATGACCAATGCTAACGGCTATGAGACAGCCAAAAGGTATAGCTATATCAGCAGCATAGTAAAGGAGAAAATGGGCAGTCCTTTGCGGTCGCCCTTTATGCTCCTTTCTTTTATGGCCCTGATTGTTATCCCATCCTTGAAAATCAGCGATAAAGGGCTTTTTGATGTTGACAACTTTACCTTTACAGAGCTGTGCGTGTTGCCTCAATAGAAAATCTATACGAAAGTATAATAGTTGCCTCATAGTATAATCTATCTGTAAGCATTATTATTAGAACCTGAGTTTTTGGTATTAGTCAAGCTTTTGCTTTTGTCAGATTTTTGTTTTTAATGACTTCCTCCTTCAAGAGAGTGAGTTCCTGAAGCTTTTCCTGTAACCGTGTAATGTTTCTTTTGAGCTCTGCCGGGTTTAGTACGGTATATTGAGAAGTCTGTCCTTATTCTCTTGTGGCACTTGCGGTGACATTAAGACTCTTTGATAAGGAGTTATAGGCTTATCGTATTTTTTAGTTATTTTAGAGCCTGTCCTTATTTTTTCAGTCAATTTCATTACCGTTCGTAAGGTCTTTGAAGGGGCCTGAAGCTGCTCCTTAATTACTATAACTAACTCTCTCGCCCTCTACAACCTCACCTATAATAAAAGCCTTATGTCCCAAAGCGTTTAATTTTTTCAGAGCAGCTGCCGAGTCCTCTTTACATGTTACAACCACATAGCCTATCCCCTGGTTAAAGGTGCTGTACATTTCGTCTTCAGGAACATTGCCGATATCTTTTATAAGGTCAAACACGGCAGGACGCTGCCATGTGGATTTATCAATACGGGCGCCGTATCCATCAGGCAAAACCCGCGGAATGTTTCCGGTTATGCCGCCTCCGGTTATATGCGCCATACCTTTTATTTTCACAGTTGTCTTAAGCTCAAGGATGCTCTTTACATATATTGCCGTAGGAGTCAATAGCTCCTCACCAATGGTTTTTCCAAGCTCTTTTACATATGAATCAACTTTTAAGCCCGCAATTTCAAAAAACACTTTTCTGACAAGTGAATACCCGTTACTGTGGATGCCACTTGAGGGTAGCCCAATAATGGAGTCGCTCGGCATGATAACAGAACCATCTGTTATTTCATCGGAGTTAACAACACCAACGCAAAACCCCGCCATGTCATATTCACCGCTTTCATAGAACCCCGGCATCTCTGCCGTCTCTCCGCCAATTAACGAACATCCCGCCTGCAAACAACCCTCGGCTATCCCCTTTATAACCTGCTCAAGCACCTCCGGCTGCAAGTTTGACACCGATAGATAATCAAGGAAAAAAAGTGGCTCAGCTGAGGTTGTTAGCACATCGTTAACACACATCGCAACAAGATCTATGCCCACAGTGTCATGAATGCCTGTCATAAAGGCAAGTTTTAACTTAGTGCCAACACCATCAGTGCCGCTTACC
The Nitrospirota bacterium genome window above contains:
- a CDS encoding ATP-binding protein, whose translation is MLKSPGGYFKNLPVFKHFSHSGESGEARYKRMKISITLLMTVISTFFLLIVIVVGRMWLKNVLKEETKNQLSWQLESTKLSMEYFLDVKLSALYFIASEYSFEQLLQEDKFNECFMNFKKNFGDVIVDLGVIDSLGIMRSYAGPYKLKGYDYSEQEWFYKINVRDFYISDVFKGYRKIPHFAFAVKKTLPGKNGFWVLRATIDMEKLVQLLSYVNLTENDDVFIINTKGILQTPSRFYGKELMRYTGKIPLNQHGVILQADEETPGSNGILGYTYIKNSPWILIAHVKSREDTTISKSFLSELLIVYVLCLMIIVAVTLRMAHVMVNWIKDSDQKRDIAFLEIEQSSKLASIGRLSAGVAHEINNPMSIISQNAGLMKDMLEMSLESGEKEQSRSFTDNTRMKDKFITLTNGIMDAVNRCRTITHRLLGFARHLDVTNEPTDLNDTVHEVVSFLEKEILFRDIHLAKNFDENLPHILTDKGQLQQVLLNIINNAVDAVSHGGIIELSTGFKDKETVYVSIKDNGPGIPAGQIQHIFEPFFTTKERGKGTGLGLFISYGIMEKIGGKIHVESEEGKWTEFSIDLPVKSANYL
- a CDS encoding phosphoribosylformylglycinamidine cyclo-ligase, which produces MKKPQTYKNAGVDIEAGDAFVKRITPHAAKTLRKEVLTGIGPFSALFKLDLKKYHSPVLVSGTDGVGTKLKLAFMTGIHDTVGIDLVAMCVNDVLTTSAEPLFFLDYLSVSNLQPEVLEQVIKGIAEGCLQAGCSLIGGETAEMPGFYESGEYDMAGFCVGVVNSDEITDGSVIMPSDSIIGLPSSGIHSNGYSLVRKVFFEIAGLKVDSYVKELGKTIGEELLTPTAIYVKSILELKTTVKIKGMAHITGGGITGNIPRVLPDGYGARIDKSTWQRPAVFDLIKDIGNVPEDEMYSTFNQGIGYVVVTCKEDSAAALKKLNALGHKAFIIGEVVEGERVSYSN
- a CDS encoding response regulator — protein: MSVVALFSGTFCGEDVISNDLVKELGLVYVTENEILQRTSESFNVPVKKLIRDLYHAPAVLNEFTHEKQRHLAYVQSVLAETFKQDNILYSGFSALLIPQDITHVLRVCLIADINYRIAKMQNMESKEKFSEKDAVKTITKHDNEINTWTQYLFKKIPWDASLYDMLIPVDKISPDEILKLVSENLGKITLHLTNKSKKAADNFVLASRVNLALAQKGHDVRVACTDGKVIITIEKNVVRLEKLKKELKEIAVTISGVSDIDFTFGPNFKSGGYYSRFDFDTLSKVLVVDDEKDFALTLSKRLSLHEIGSSAVFSGEDAMSSLDTEVPDVLVLDLKMPGMDGMEVLKMVIGKHPHVKVIILTGQGTPQDKADAMKYGAFAYLEKPVEIELLVETMQDAYREIYREKDTHLY
- a CDS encoding sigma-54-dependent Fis family transcriptional regulator, with protein sequence MIRTLVIDDEKDICRFLELVLTKEGYDVTTAITGNSAAELISQQDFKLIVTDLKLPDMSGIEIVRFVKEKLPNAQIIVITGYGTIETAVEAIKGGAYDFLTKPLSLDKIRITCKHAIETIKLTEEINMLRRELHGSFENIVGKSSSIEQIFKIIKQTEESDSNVFITGESGTGKELVARAIHYNSKRCNNRFVAVNCGAISQSLIESELFGHVKGAFTGAIRDKNGFFEAASMGTLFLDEIGETMPDFQVKLLRTLQDGEFYKVGSNSPVKSNVRVIAATNRDIKKAVSEGSFREDLYYRLNVIAIHIPPLRERRDDIPLLAMHFLKKASSKYENKSVIEITTDAMNALLGYDFPGNIRELENFIEYAVAVAIGDKITINDLPPIIRKTHISQNHTEGLKPLKSAMEEYERSLLVNALAAACGNISKAARLLNIHRQRLQLKIKEHSIDINRLKDNTSSR
- the ade gene encoding adenine deaminase, with the protein product MQISGKIVDIFSETVYPATITVNNARIVSIKREHVPFNRYIVPGLIDSHIHIESSMLIPSEFARLAVVCGTVATVSDPHEIANVCGVEGVRFMIENGDSVPFKFYFGAPSCVPATPFETAGSSLGINEIRELLMSDNIKYLSEMMNFPGVINDSPDVIAILNLAKSYGKPIDGHAPGLRGESCKKYIDAGISTDHECVTIEEALEKLSYGMKIHIREGSAARNFDELVPLIRTHPDTVMLCSDDKHPDDLVKSHINDMVKRAIKHGIDIMRILRATSLNPVKHYGLDVGLLREGDYADFIVVDNLTEFNVLETYINGNLVAKDGKTLIKSVQAKPLNNFSTQVKSKKDFAIEAKSGTIKAIVVEDGQITTKMELVTPKIEGLYAISDTSRDLLKIAVVNRYENAAPAVGFIKNFGLKTGAIASSIAHDSHNIIAIGVRDSDICRAVNLVLESRGGIAAVCGGKEDIMPLPFGGIMTNANGYETAKRYSYISSIVKEKMGSPLRSPFMLLSFMALIVIPSLKISDKGLFDVDNFTFTELCVLPQ
- a CDS encoding response regulator translates to MGALKVFLIDDEKAFVEILAQRLAMRRYVVEIAYCGAEAIERLKSYTPQVIVLDMKMPGMDGLEVFKWIKQNLSSVPVIILTGYSSEKEEKEARKLGVFEILRKPPEIDVLIKTLKSACKTA